One segment of Acetoanaerobium noterae DNA contains the following:
- a CDS encoding DUF6063 family protein: protein MSYTSEDIKKASELFFYLLDKKIVPSSDVLANEYYENNAISEIVKNMAEEGGLTVLSTRQNLHLVSRGEGSIFATTYTQMKEKYNKLYRKKHFYLANIIICVFLSEIDRDNDIFFKYEDSGISYYKLEELITNTLDSWKKRSEKEDSFSKEFAIAIDEIHYLWTVEMSHSKELKDKAGFSLSSQTRLGFIHEALKPLVQENLIIALEEENRIIPKYELYERLENLYHGGDRYEEIQELIKYKKEDEDAKTI, encoded by the coding sequence ATGAGCTATACCAGTGAAGATATAAAAAAAGCAAGTGAATTATTTTTTTATTTATTAGATAAGAAGATTGTGCCTTCAAGTGATGTACTTGCAAATGAATATTATGAAAACAATGCTATAAGCGAAATTGTAAAAAATATGGCAGAAGAGGGCGGGTTAACTGTTCTTAGTACTAGGCAAAATCTTCATCTGGTTTCAAGAGGAGAAGGCTCTATTTTTGCAACTACATATACACAAATGAAAGAAAAATATAATAAACTCTATAGGAAAAAACATTTCTATCTAGCTAATATAATAATCTGTGTTTTTCTATCTGAAATAGATAGAGATAATGATATTTTTTTTAAATATGAAGATTCTGGTATATCCTATTATAAGCTAGAAGAATTAATAACAAACACCTTGGACTCGTGGAAAAAAAGAAGTGAAAAAGAAGATAGCTTTTCTAAAGAATTTGCAATTGCAATAGATGAAATACATTATCTATGGACAGTTGAAATGTCGCATTCCAAAGAATTGAAAGATAAAGCTGGGTTTAGCCTTTCATCGCAGACTAGGCTAGGGTTTATTCATGAAGCTCTTAAACCTTTAGTGCAAGAAAATTTAATTATAGCTTTAGAAGAGGAAAATAGAATTATTCCTAAATATGAATTATATGAACGGCTTGAAAATCTTTATCATGGGGGAGATAGATACGAGGAAATTCAAGAGCTGATTAAATATAAAAAGGAGGATGAAGATGCCAAAACTATCTAA
- a CDS encoding Wadjet anti-phage system protein JetD domain-containing protein encodes MEKIINKFLLEYRNKNKKRFDLQSLEKYIMANYKDNQTYLKHGGYKAFYSQMVLLKENNIIKEIASSMYNGYNPPLKTKWQILSQVNNSNWDKSKILKLSNYLDFSYYIKNPSYQTDVEWEYIENIYKFLVSRDKREWASIEERSLELFYDEKYLKNKKDITKGKYGILNRLKITREDLKMKKYGEMFIYWNKGVEHIKKVIILENHSTFFTYKRAAQVMGDIFGFVPDAIIYGEGKKIEDSLSFIDEITDSLEVEILYFGDIDAEGLGIYYRLKDKYKDLNMSLQYEAYKNLLNLCTRNYPAEGQNKNEIYLEAFLQDMKPYLESSKLEKITEIWSNDFRVPQELIDYEYLMKVRA; translated from the coding sequence ATGGAGAAAATAATCAATAAGTTTTTATTAGAATATAGAAATAAAAATAAAAAAAGATTTGATTTGCAATCTCTAGAAAAATATATAATGGCAAATTATAAAGATAATCAAACATATTTAAAGCACGGAGGTTATAAAGCATTTTATAGTCAAATGGTGCTTTTAAAAGAAAATAATATTATAAAAGAGATAGCTTCGTCTATGTACAATGGATATAATCCGCCATTAAAAACTAAGTGGCAGATATTATCACAGGTAAATAATTCTAATTGGGATAAGTCAAAAATCCTTAAATTATCTAACTATCTAGATTTTAGCTATTACATCAAAAATCCATCTTATCAAACTGATGTAGAATGGGAGTATATAGAAAATATTTATAAATTTTTAGTATCAAGAGATAAAAGAGAATGGGCAAGTATAGAAGAACGCTCATTAGAGCTTTTTTATGATGAAAAATATCTTAAAAATAAAAAGGATATTACTAAAGGCAAGTATGGAATATTAAACCGATTAAAAATAACTAGAGAAGATTTAAAAATGAAAAAATATGGTGAAATGTTTATATATTGGAATAAAGGAGTAGAACATATTAAAAAAGTAATAATATTAGAAAATCATTCTACCTTCTTTACATATAAAAGAGCTGCGCAAGTTATGGGAGATATTTTTGGGTTTGTACCAGATGCGATTATATATGGAGAAGGTAAGAAGATAGAAGATAGCCTATCGTTTATCGACGAAATAACAGACTCTTTGGAAGTGGAGATACTGTATTTTGGAGATATAGATGCTGAGGGATTAGGTATATATTACAGACTAAAAGATAAATACAAAGATTTGAATATGAGCTTGCAATATGAGGCCTATAAAAATTTACTAAATCTCTGCACTAGGAACTATCCAGCTGAAGGTCAAAATAAAAACGAAATTTATTTAGAGGCTTTTTTACAAGATATGAAGCCATATTTAGAAAGTTCTAAATTAGAAAAAATAACTGAGATTTGGAGCAATGATTTTAGAGTGCCACAAGAACTAATAGACTATGAATATTTGATGAAGGTGAGAGCATGA
- a CDS encoding Txe/YoeB family addiction module toxin: MYKIVYDKRALKDIPKLKSTNLDKKTKSLIDILRLNPYQSPPPDEKLVGDLEGAYSRRINIQHRLVYQILEDIKTIKIISMWSHYDSNLKSSIFENII, encoded by the coding sequence ATGTATAAAATTGTTTATGACAAAAGAGCATTAAAGGACATTCCAAAGTTAAAATCAACCAATCTTGACAAAAAAACTAAGTCATTAATTGATATATTAAGACTTAATCCTTATCAATCTCCACCGCCAGATGAAAAATTAGTTGGTGACCTTGAGGGAGCATACTCAAGAAGAATTAATATACAGCATAGACTTGTGTACCAGATTTTAGAGGATATAAAAACAATTAAAATAATCAGCATGTGGTCTCATTATGATTCTAATTTAAAAAGTAGTATTTTTGAAAATATAATCTAA
- a CDS encoding type II toxin-antitoxin system Phd/YefM family antitoxin has protein sequence MINTNVTNFRKNLFNILEQTIKYNEPVNISTKDGNAVIISEEDYNGLMETLYLCSIPNMREKIMSSINTSVDECVAEDEVDW, from the coding sequence GTGATTAATACGAATGTCACTAATTTTAGAAAAAATTTATTCAATATCCTAGAACAGACCATAAAATATAATGAACCAGTAAATATAAGTACAAAAGATGGAAATGCAGTTATAATAAGTGAAGAAGACTATAATGGTTTGATGGAGACTTTGTATCTTTGTTCAATTCCAAATATGAGAGAAAAAATCATGAGCAGTATAAATACCTCTGTAGATGAATGTGTAGCAGAAGACGAGGTCGATTGGTAA
- a CDS encoding GIY-YIG nuclease family protein, with protein sequence MLSNKLKNLPQSPGVYLMKDKNDGVVYIGKSKNLKARVRSYFTKGEKPEKIIRMVHNLKDVDWIITDTHMEAQILECALIKKLKPIYNVQFKNHQNYFYLNVGTDSRKKPLLIYSEKQPFDSYGAYRGRSFVNQLLKQLENIYPITKDSGRYIFDYNVFPIKMNDKEFLENRASLIEILGNEKANANFISVVRKKMIEASKNHRFETAKEFRDIISGLEYLYNNNLKSNYRTMKKAVVVGEQIDRGIKLFYIVSGLIILKRTYDDLTDEDIIKFKAEGKALAKIRASFTDEKRSLDFRKIVSLELQDLASKGTVFLEYK encoded by the coding sequence TTGCTGAGTAATAAGCTGAAAAATCTACCCCAAAGTCCAGGCGTATACTTGATGAAGGACAAAAATGATGGGGTAGTATATATTGGAAAAAGTAAAAACCTAAAAGCTAGAGTAAGAAGCTATTTTACTAAAGGTGAAAAGCCAGAGAAAATAATTAGAATGGTGCATAATCTAAAAGATGTAGACTGGATAATTACTGATACTCATATGGAAGCTCAGATACTTGAATGTGCTTTGATAAAAAAGCTAAAGCCGATATATAACGTTCAGTTTAAAAATCACCAGAACTATTTCTACTTAAATGTAGGAACTGACAGTAGAAAAAAGCCATTGCTAATATACTCTGAAAAACAGCCCTTTGACAGCTATGGAGCATATAGAGGGCGCTCATTTGTAAATCAACTATTAAAACAGCTTGAAAACATTTATCCTATAACAAAGGATAGTGGTAGATATATATTTGATTACAATGTATTTCCTATAAAAATGAATGATAAGGAATTTCTAGAAAATAGAGCATCTTTAATTGAAATTTTAGGAAATGAAAAAGCTAATGCTAATTTTATATCTGTAGTTAGGAAAAAAATGATAGAGGCAAGTAAAAATCATCGTTTTGAAACAGCAAAAGAATTTAGGGATATAATAAGTGGCTTAGAATATCTATATAATAATAATCTAAAGTCTAATTATAGAACTATGAAAAAAGCTGTAGTAGTAGGAGAACAAATAGATAGAGGAATAAAACTATTCTACATTGTGTCAGGACTTATAATCCTAAAAAGAACTTATGATGATTTGACTGATGAAGATATAATAAAATTTAAAGCTGAGGGTAAAGCTTTAGCTAAAATAAGAGCAAGCTTTACAGATGAAAAAAGAAGTTTGGATTTTAGAAAAATAGTAAGCCTAGAGCTTCAAGACCTAGCTTCAAAAGGAACAGTTTTTTTAGAATACAAATAA
- the deoD gene encoding purine-nucleoside phosphorylase, with protein sequence MIPTPHIEAKSKEEIAKTVLMPGDPLRAKFIADTFLEDVVQFNGVRNVLGYTGTYKGRRISVMASGMGMPSIGIYSYELYKFYEVENIIRIGSCGGYTADVNLYDVILAKDAWSESSYAKVQGGYTKDAIEGSKELNDKLKTYADELGIPMHVERIHSSDVFYRETSDEYKEIYSKHGCVAVEMEAFALFHNAKVLGKNAACLLTVSDNLATHEATTSEERQNAFTNMMKIALELAE encoded by the coding sequence ATGATACCAACACCACATATTGAAGCTAAAAGCAAAGAGGAAATAGCGAAAACCGTTCTTATGCCAGGAGACCCTTTAAGAGCGAAATTTATTGCAGATACATTTTTAGAAGATGTAGTTCAGTTCAATGGAGTAAGAAATGTTCTAGGATATACTGGAACCTACAAAGGAAGAAGAATATCAGTAATGGCAAGTGGAATGGGTATGCCTAGCATCGGAATCTATTCGTATGAGCTATATAAATTTTATGAGGTTGAAAATATAATCAGAATAGGCTCTTGCGGAGGATATACAGCAGATGTAAACCTATATGATGTAATCCTAGCAAAGGATGCATGGAGTGAGTCAAGCTATGCAAAGGTTCAAGGCGGATATACTAAGGATGCAATAGAAGGAAGCAAGGAGCTTAACGATAAGCTAAAAACCTATGCTGACGAGCTTGGAATTCCTATGCACGTAGAAAGAATACATTCATCTGATGTTTTCTATAGAGAAACTTCTGATGAGTATAAGGAAATATACTCAAAGCATGGATGCGTGGCTGTAGAGATGGAAGCTTTTGCACTTTTCCATAATGCAAAGGTACTTGGAAAAAATGCAGCTTGCCTTCTTACAGTGTCTGATAACCTAGCAACTCATGAAGCTACAACATCTGAGGAAAGACAAAATGCATTTACCAATATGATGAAGATAGCGCTGGAACTTGCTGAGTAA
- a CDS encoding GTP pyrophosphokinase codes for MVECNNYKQLEEIENLQKTLTKYMMYYKFGMEEINTKISILQQEFQYVHSYNPIEHVKSRLKTPQSIINKVHRRGYEFTIDSIRKNVLDIAGIRIICSFTSDIYSVSKMLVNQRDIEVVEYKDYIKNPKPNGYQSLHMILKIPVFMSDRVEEAFVEVQIRTIAMEFWASLEHKIYYKYDKEIPENLKNDLKDAADQISQLDYKMEQIHMQMQKLKFENDNKEQSCEITEDDEFQKLTNKYISMLFSNSIDS; via the coding sequence ATGGTTGAATGCAATAACTATAAACAACTAGAAGAAATAGAAAATCTCCAAAAAACTCTAACTAAATATATGATGTATTATAAGTTTGGAATGGAGGAAATAAATACTAAAATCAGTATACTCCAGCAGGAATTTCAATATGTTCATTCATACAACCCAATAGAGCATGTAAAATCTAGGCTAAAAACTCCTCAAAGCATCATCAACAAGGTGCATAGAAGAGGATATGAATTCACTATAGATTCAATTCGAAAAAATGTGCTAGATATAGCTGGAATTAGAATCATCTGCTCATTTACATCAGATATTTACAGTGTATCAAAAATGCTAGTAAACCAAAGAGATATAGAGGTAGTAGAATACAAGGACTATATAAAAAATCCAAAGCCAAACGGCTACCAGAGTCTTCATATGATACTAAAAATACCTGTTTTTATGTCAGATAGAGTTGAGGAAGCCTTTGTAGAAGTACAAATTCGAACTATAGCTATGGAATTTTGGGCGAGTTTAGAGCATAAAATATACTATAAATACGATAAAGAAATACCAGAGAACTTAAAAAACGATTTAAAAGATGCAGCAGATCAGATTTCTCAGCTGGATTATAAAATGGAGCAAATTCATATGCAAATGCAAAAACTCAAATTTGAAAATGACAATAAAGAACAAAGTTGTGAAATCACTGAAGATGATGAATTCCAAAAATTGACGAATAAATATATCAGTATGCTATTTAGCAATTCTATAGATAGTTAG
- a CDS encoding GNAT family N-acetyltransferase, whose translation MSKESKRVIRRLMPDDMDTYVDIYLNAYPAGKDISKECYDKYYNRNMQSLLEYDHVNFYGLFEDDELISIMKLIDFDINLFGQMNKATGLMSLAVHPLHKKKGVARDMVKFFEDYTVSSGGLCSMLLPFRIEYYRKMGYGYGTKLDEYRIPTLQLPSCKDISNLRLIKKDEIHKVISCYSSFVSSYHGAVCKFEEEIREINEDDETRRIGYFEAEELKGYVAFCFTRDSEVNYTLNSMIVSELVYSDGEVLKKLLAGLRMQADLAQNIVIRTGEADFYHLLDSPEDTSGNYINYGFIQTNISAIGNMYKIPNVKSFVDKTSYRKFPADNIKIGFTVYDEFKGENHSFAILFSTDESNSYSSWSFESENIDSDLEIKIKLSDLSSLFMGSADFAPMVRLGIVSISDKSLTEKVDKLFHLSQRPFTNTDY comes from the coding sequence ATGAGTAAAGAAAGCAAAAGAGTTATAAGAAGATTAATGCCAGATGATATGGATACCTATGTGGATATTTACCTTAATGCATATCCAGCAGGCAAGGATATTTCAAAGGAGTGTTACGATAAATATTATAATCGCAATATGCAGTCACTACTAGAATATGACCATGTGAATTTTTATGGATTATTTGAAGATGATGAGCTTATATCGATTATGAAATTAATAGATTTTGATATTAATCTATTTGGTCAAATGAACAAGGCTACTGGGCTTATGTCTTTAGCAGTTCATCCTCTTCATAAGAAAAAAGGTGTAGCTAGAGATATGGTGAAATTCTTTGAAGATTATACCGTAAGTTCTGGTGGACTTTGCTCAATGCTCCTTCCATTTAGAATAGAATATTATAGAAAAATGGGATATGGCTATGGAACAAAGTTAGACGAATATAGAATACCTACTTTGCAGCTTCCGTCTTGCAAGGATATATCTAATCTAAGACTGATAAAAAAAGATGAAATTCATAAAGTGATTTCTTGTTATTCGAGCTTTGTAAGTAGTTATCATGGTGCAGTATGTAAATTTGAAGAGGAAATTAGAGAAATAAATGAAGACGATGAAACTAGAAGAATAGGTTATTTTGAAGCAGAGGAATTAAAAGGCTATGTTGCATTTTGCTTTACAAGAGATAGTGAAGTGAACTATACATTAAATTCAATGATAGTATCAGAGCTGGTATATAGTGATGGAGAGGTTCTTAAGAAGCTATTAGCTGGACTTCGCATGCAGGCGGATTTGGCTCAAAATATAGTCATAAGAACTGGGGAAGCTGATTTCTATCATTTACTTGACTCACCAGAGGATACCTCAGGCAATTATATTAACTACGGCTTCATCCAAACAAATATATCAGCTATAGGAAATATGTACAAAATACCTAATGTAAAAAGCTTTGTAGATAAAACTAGCTATAGAAAATTTCCAGCAGATAATATAAAAATAGGCTTTACAGTTTATGATGAATTCAAAGGTGAAAATCATAGCTTTGCTATATTATTTAGTACAGATGAATCGAATTCATACAGCTCTTGGAGCTTTGAAAGTGAAAATATTGATTCAGATTTAGAAATAAAAATTAAGCTGTCAGACTTATCTTCTTTATTTATGGGAAGTGCTGATTTTGCTCCTATGGTAAGGCTTGGAATAGTAAGTATAAGTGATAAAAGCCTCACAGAAAAAGTAGATAAATTATTTCATTTAAGCCAAAGACCATTTACAAATACCGACTATTAA
- a CDS encoding YwbE family protein: MNGTQRTNIQIGSKVMVVQKQDQRTGKLTEGVVKRILTNSANHPHGIKVMLESGIVGRVKEIL, encoded by the coding sequence ATGAATGGAACACAAAGAACTAATATACAAATTGGATCAAAAGTTATGGTAGTACAAAAGCAAGACCAAAGAACAGGAAAATTAACTGAAGGGGTAGTAAAAAGAATCCTCACCAATTCAGCTAATCATCCTCATGGTATTAAGGTAATGCTAGAAAGTGGAATAGTGGGCAGAGTTAAAGAAATACTATAG
- a CDS encoding RrF2 family transcriptional regulator, translating into MKYTKATNYALHIMTYFVSQDGKENFSLSPLASHMNISPTYLSKILTQLVKANLIQSSPGVNGGYSLRKPKSEISFYDVIQAIEGSNALFTCELNEDNLCKIELAMQEAEEKMVTYLKEKLILDVANV; encoded by the coding sequence ATGAAATATACAAAAGCAACAAATTATGCTTTGCATATTATGACCTATTTTGTTTCGCAGGATGGGAAGGAAAACTTTAGCCTTTCTCCACTAGCAAGCCATATGAATATTTCACCTACCTATCTTTCTAAAATATTAACCCAGCTTGTTAAAGCAAATCTTATTCAATCTTCACCGGGAGTCAATGGGGGGTATAGTCTAAGAAAACCTAAATCTGAGATTAGTTTTTATGACGTAATTCAAGCTATTGAAGGTAGTAACGCATTATTTACCTGCGAATTAAATGAAGACAACTTATGCAAAATTGAGCTTGCTATGCAAGAAGCAGAAGAAAAAATGGTGACATATCTTAAGGAAAAGCTTATTTTAGATGTTGCTAATGTTTAA
- a CDS encoding class I SAM-dependent methyltransferase yields MNKIKKSHDEDQKFLNKIAFLESKQRERLLPPEVLIDEMPIKESHTLLDIGAGSGFFTIPMAKKTKETVYALDFDSRMLNVISEKAIKEDLQNIKLIESTIEALSLEDESIDFVMASLILHEVESLSKVLSKLYEVTKIGGHLLCLEYEKDEKIIEGPPMDIRISSTDLEQSLLNSGFKSTKITRINDSIYTILAKK; encoded by the coding sequence ATGAATAAGATAAAAAAATCGCACGATGAAGATCAAAAGTTTTTAAATAAAATTGCATTTTTAGAGAGTAAGCAAAGAGAAAGACTCCTTCCTCCTGAAGTGCTAATAGATGAAATGCCTATAAAAGAGAGTCATACTCTACTGGATATTGGTGCTGGTTCTGGTTTTTTTACTATTCCTATGGCAAAAAAGACTAAAGAAACAGTTTATGCTCTTGATTTTGACAGCCGTATGCTAAATGTCATATCGGAAAAAGCTATCAAAGAAGATTTGCAAAATATCAAGCTCATTGAGTCTACTATTGAAGCATTATCTTTAGAAGACGAAAGCATTGATTTTGTCATGGCATCACTTATACTACACGAAGTAGAGTCATTATCAAAAGTACTTTCAAAGCTTTATGAGGTAACTAAAATAGGAGGCCATCTACTATGCCTCGAGTACGAAAAGGACGAGAAAATAATAGAAGGACCTCCTATGGATATACGAATATCATCAACTGACCTTGAACAATCACTGCTTAATTCTGGATTTAAATCTACAAAAATCACTAGAATCAATGATTCAATATATACTATCTTAGCCAAGAAATAA
- a CDS encoding AraC family transcriptional regulator, translated as MDTLTSMNKALEYIEENLTDELDYSQISKIAFCSEYHFKRMFSFLAGISLAEYIRRRRLTLAAIELKNKNLRIIDIAVKYGYISADSFSRAFQNLHGILPSEARKEDAQIKAYPKMTFQLSIKGGNEMNYKIVEKQSFKIVGFKKRVSMVFKGINPEIADMTSLLTPEIIKQLKSISNVEPLGIISASTNFSEERMEGKGELDHYIGVASNSDDTASFDVLNVNSGTWAVFEAIGPFPETLQDVWGRIYSEWFPSSGYETVVGPEILWNENPDTGNPKYKSQIWIPVRKKA; from the coding sequence ATGGATACCTTGACGAGCATGAATAAAGCTCTAGAGTATATTGAAGAAAATTTAACTGATGAGCTCGATTATAGTCAAATTTCTAAAATAGCATTTTGCTCAGAATATCATTTTAAGAGAATGTTTTCATTTTTAGCAGGGATAAGTTTAGCAGAGTATATTCGAAGAAGAAGGCTAACTTTAGCAGCGATTGAATTAAAGAACAAGAATTTAAGAATTATCGATATAGCCGTAAAATATGGATACATTTCGGCGGATTCATTTAGTAGAGCTTTTCAAAATCTACACGGAATATTGCCTTCAGAAGCTAGAAAAGAAGATGCTCAAATAAAAGCGTATCCGAAGATGACCTTCCAGCTATCAATTAAAGGAGGAAATGAAATGAATTACAAAATCGTAGAGAAACAATCATTTAAAATAGTGGGATTTAAAAAAAGAGTGTCAATGGTATTTAAAGGTATAAATCCTGAAATTGCAGATATGACGAGCCTTTTAACACCAGAAATTATAAAGCAGCTTAAATCAATTTCAAATGTCGAACCACTAGGAATAATAAGTGCATCCACAAATTTTTCCGAAGAAAGAATGGAAGGAAAAGGTGAGCTCGATCATTATATTGGAGTAGCTAGTAATAGCGATGACACTGCTTCCTTTGATGTATTAAATGTAAATTCAGGAACTTGGGCAGTATTTGAAGCAATTGGACCGTTTCCAGAGACTTTGCAGGATGTTTGGGGAAGAATATATTCAGAATGGTTTCCGTCTTCAGGCTACGAGACCGTGGTAGGACCAGAAATTTTATGGAATGAAAATCCCGACACTGGAAATCCAAAATATAAAAGTCAAATTTGGATTCCAGTGAGGAAGAAAGCTTAA
- a CDS encoding dipeptidase has protein sequence MKYIDMHCDTILTVPDDGSSELLINNPKASVDFDRLRQSDAMAQFYAIFLMNEEMFKEEGKKYIPDDEYILRSVNMLKEAVKNTNYMEMAYNYNDLMNNSSNDKISALLTIEDGRSATSIEKIKHYHDLGIRLITLTWNFENSIGYPNSDDKTIMQKGLKNYGFEAVEYMNEIGMLVDVSHLSDGGFYDVASIAKKPFVASHSNSRALSPHNRNLTDEMIKIIAEKGGAIGLNFAPEFLAKDITNTHCKIELMINHLNYIKNIGGEDVIALGSDFDGIQGNLEISGSHEMPKLFDALKNNGWSETQLEKLTHQNMLRVIKETLK, from the coding sequence ATGAAATATATTGATATGCACTGCGATACAATACTTACTGTTCCAGATGATGGCAGCTCTGAATTACTTATTAACAATCCAAAAGCAAGTGTGGATTTTGACAGATTAAGACAATCTGATGCTATGGCACAATTTTATGCAATTTTTCTTATGAATGAAGAAATGTTTAAAGAAGAAGGTAAAAAGTACATTCCTGATGATGAGTATATTCTTAGGTCTGTTAATATGCTAAAAGAAGCAGTCAAAAATACAAACTATATGGAGATGGCATATAACTATAATGATTTGATGAATAATAGCTCAAATGATAAAATCTCAGCTTTACTCACCATAGAAGATGGACGTTCAGCTACTAGCATAGAAAAAATTAAACACTACCATGATTTAGGAATACGCCTTATTACACTTACTTGGAATTTTGAAAACAGCATAGGATATCCTAACTCTGATGACAAAACTATAATGCAAAAAGGACTGAAAAACTATGGATTTGAAGCTGTAGAATACATGAATGAAATAGGTATGCTTGTAGATGTTTCACATCTTTCAGATGGAGGGTTTTATGATGTAGCAAGCATAGCAAAGAAGCCATTTGTAGCATCTCATTCAAATTCAAGAGCACTATCACCACATAATAGAAACCTTACAGATGAAATGATTAAAATAATAGCAGAAAAAGGTGGAGCTATAGGTCTAAACTTTGCACCAGAGTTTTTAGCTAAAGATATTACAAATACACATTGTAAAATAGAGCTTATGATAAATCATCTAAACTATATTAAAAATATAGGTGGAGAAGATGTAATTGCCCTAGGCTCAGATTTTGATGGAATACAAGGCAACTTAGAAATAAGTGGTTCTCACGAAATGCCAAAATTATTTGATGCATTAAAAAACAATGGATGGAGTGAAACACAGCTAGAAAAATTGACACACCAAAATATGCTAAGAGTCATAAAAGAAACCTTGAAATAA